In a single window of the Biomphalaria glabrata chromosome 13, xgBioGlab47.1, whole genome shotgun sequence genome:
- the LOC106061710 gene encoding kazrin-like isoform X6, with amino-acid sequence MVLIRRLLLDAQVRFRKMVEDNRQLANHIDTSIQAANQEVTLLKAELASTNKKLSQFGVKDDMGKVDKGIQVDRNFVEELSKGDKSDSDKEDMEVTVQSLTRENEQLLEDYKHLIEEHDALKCTQDDIKRENENLKAENARLETQLKSLKKDFDEVRMVKLEAVHSDSKPSYGEIKLELIQAKQELNRAKEVLQGMKSDRKRLKGEKLDLLSQMKQLYTTLEEKETELRDFIHNYEQRVKESDDIIKQLAKEKENVENEKWEIITKAKDAAERSMILKTQLDAKEQALKEAEAQLKELRDQLASQDNNVTSTTGHTSQGETIITDIDDDSIVAAEDNGFSTMEESSVLNCTFNTDLDNGAQVISTSPISITDSNDNSSLVFRWFTQSSDFELPLESKPSKKKKKNFGGSLSRVFSKGRMRRSIAVPHAESIITEDTCPKLCVLSQDNYQEKLNTIEKMVGVHMKEWRAHQVLAWLEITLAMPMYAQNCLLNVKSGLILLGLSDSELSAALGVTNPMHRRKLRIAIEQHRNPNEIKYIKGSEMDPTWIAHRFLPDLGLPQYTDVFEEQLCDGHVLNTLTRRDLEKYFSVHRKFHQSSILHAIELLRRIDFNKEKLYHRRNLCEDKDFDLIVWTNERLMKWTRKIDLGEYSEALIESGVHGAMMVLEPSFNSDTLASILGIPPSKSYIRRHLATELEIILKPARSYQKGIKILRAALDNVEAKSIDNSKNNSNRSRKSLQEKNLQVAADKGRRKSAEEGRSRLSFRGSLGRAFGKKVRDDLKMNLDTSKISAPIPIQHSSLSSLDNNSELLRKGFCVKDPQKDVYNSKPLKNPQINGLVTQDMRRLCLTKSDQTLHKSTDYNGSDAKNPKTNLDKSCQDILLEGVKILQDGVDSNEISSIGSSQETLTDQPSKLERNNNLQKNMAGVQTQLPYQSLPEIPQKSQSSPIISPHVASLLLSTIPNKSTTSPASNTKSTSTKLFSRHSSWLEEDNCPQKKKSLLKLSSDKSQRHSSSSLVESLLRLDHRSEVKKSTTPETKDRLNSVGLKQNILPQTTSV; translated from the exons ATGGTACTCATTCGGCGACTTTTGCTCGACGCTCAGGTTCGGTTTCGTAAGATGGTAGAGGATAATCGTCAGTTGGCTAATCACATTGATACGTCAATTCAG GCAGCCAATCAGGAAGTAACTTTGCTTAAAGCAGAGCTAGcttcaactaataaaaaacTGAGTCAGTTTGGGGTTAAAGACGACATGGGCAAAGTGGACAAAGGTATTCAAGTGGACAGAAATTTCGTAGAAG AACTGAGCAAGGGAGATAAAAGTGACTCAGACAAAGAAGACATGGAGGTAACTGTGCAGAGCCTGACCAGAGAGAATGAGCAATTATTGGAAGACTACAAACATTTAATAGAGGAGCATGATGCTTTAAAGTGTACCCAGGATGATATCAAA CGTGAAAATGAAAACTTGAAAGCTGAAAATGCAAGGCTTGAGACGCAGCTCAAAAGtttgaagaaagattttgatgAAGTTCGAATGGTGAAACTAGAAGCTGTACATTCTGATTCTAAGCCTAGCTATGGGGAAATAAAGCTGGAGTTGATCCAAGCAAAGCAAGAACTGAATAGAGCAAAGGAAGTTCTTCAAG GTATGAAGAGCGATCGTAAAAGGTTGAAGGGTGAGAAGCTTGACCTACTCAGCCAGATGAAGCAACTCTACACGACTTTggaagaaaaagagacagagttACGAGACTTCATTCACAATTATGAGCAGAGAGTCAAAGAAAGTGATGACATAATCAAACAA cttgCAAAAGAGAAGGAAAATGTTGAAAATGAAAAATGGGAGATCATCACAAAGGCAAAAGATGCTGCAGAAAGatcaatgattttaaaaactcAGCTTGATGCTAAAGAACAGGCTTTAAAAGAGGCTGAAGCACAACTGAAAGAG TTGCGGGACCAACTGGCAAGTCAAGATAATAATGTCACCTCCACAACTGGTCACACTAGTCAAGGGGAAACAATCATCACTGATATTGATGATGACAGCATTGTGGCTGCAGAAGATAATGGCTTTAGTACCATGGAAGAATCTTCAGTGTTAAACTGTACCTTCAATACAGACCTTGATAATGGAGCACAAg TGATCAGTACCAGTCCCATCAGTATTACAGATTCCAATGACAACTCCAGCCTTGTGTTCCGGTGGTTTACACAAAGTTCAGACTTTGAGCTACCATTGGAGTCCAAGCCTagcaaaaaaaagaagaaaaactttGGTGGATCTCTATCTAGAGTGTTTAGTAAGGGCAGAATGAGACGGTCCATTGCAGTGCCACATGCAGAGAGTATTATAACAGAAG ACACATGTCCAAAGCTGTGTGTTCTTAGCCAAGACAACTATCAGGAGAAACTCAACACTATAGAAAAGATGGTTGGTGTTCATATGAAGGAGTGGCGAGCCCATCAGGTGTTGGCTTGGTTAGAGATAACTCTGGCCATGCCCATGTATGCCCAGAACTGTCTTCTAAATGTTAAGAGTGGACTG ATTCTTTTAGGCCTTAGTGATAGTGAATTGAGTGCAGCCTTAGGTGTCACAAACCCAATGCATAGAAGAAAATTGCGTATTGCCATTGAACAACATAGAAATCCAAATGAaat AAAATATATCAAGGGAAGTGAGATGGACCCAACCTGGATAGCTCATCGCTTTCTTCCAGATCTTGGCCTGCCACAGTACACTGATGTCTTTGAGGAACAACTTTGTGATGGGCATGTCCTGAACACTTTGACCAGAAGAGACCTTGAGAAATATTTTTCAGTTCACAGAAAGTTTCATCAGTCTTCCATATTGCATGCTATTGAACTTCTCAGACGTATTGATTTCAACAAAGAG AAATTATATCATCGAAGAAATCTCTGTGAAGATAAAGATTTCGACTTGATTGTGTGGACTAATGAAAGACTTATGAAATGGACCAGAAAAATTGACCTTGGA GAGTACAGTGAGGCTTTGATTGAGAGTGGTGTCCATGGGGCTATGATGGTGTTAGAACCCTCTTTTAATTCAGACACTTTGGCATCTATTCTGGGTATTCCACCATCAAAGTCCTACATCAGACGTCATTTGGCCACAGAGCTGGaaataatattaaaacctgccag GTCTTACCAAAAAGGAATAAAAATTCTAAG GGCAGCTTTAGACAATGTTGAGGCTAAGAGCATTGACAACAGTAAGAACAACTCAAACAGAAGCCGGAAAAGTTTGCAGGAGAAAAATCTCCAGGTGGCAGCAGACAAGGGTCGCAGAAAGTCTGCAGAAGAAGGAAGGTCGAGACTGAGTTTTAGG gGCTCTCTTGGCCGAGCTTTTGGGAAGAAAGTACGAGATGACTTAAAAATGAATTTGGACACATCTAAAATCTCAGCTCCAATACCGATTCAGCATTCTAGTCTTTCATCATTGGATAATAATTCAGAGCTTTTAAGAAAAGGATTCTGTGTCAAAGATCCCCAGAAAGATGTTTACAACAGTAAGCCCCTTAAAAATCCTCAAATTAATGGGCTGGTGACACAAGATATGCGGAGGCTGTGTTTAACAAAGTCAGACCAGACATTGCACAAAAGTACAGACTACAATGGTTCTGATGCCAAAAATCCAAAGACTAATTTGGATAAATCTTGTCAGGATATTCTTCTAGAAGGAGTTAAGATTCTTCAGGATGGAGTGGACAGCAATGAAATATCCTCAATTGGATCGTCACAGGAAACTCTTACTGATCAACCATCTAAATTGGAAAGAAACAAcaatttgcaaaaaaatatgGCTGGCGTTCAAACACAGCTTCCTTATCAATCTTTACCAGAAATACCCCAAAAATCCCAGAGCAGTCCGATTATTTCACCACATGTTGCCAGCTTGCTGTTGTCCACAATACCAAACAAGTCCACAACATCTCCAGCATCAAATACAAAAAGTACTAGCACTAAGCTGTTCTCAAGGCACAGCAGCTGGCTAGAGGAAGACAACTGTCCACAGAAGAAAAAATCGCTGCTGAAGCTCTCCAGTGACAAATCTCAGAGACACAGCAGCAGCAGTTTGGTAGAGAGCCTGTTACGGCTTGATCACAGGTCTGAGGTTAAGAAAAGCACAACTCCTGAAACTAAAGACAGACTAAACTCAGTTggactaaaacaaaatattcttcCCCAAACAACTTCTGTATAA